One genomic region from Bacillaceae bacterium S4-13-56 encodes:
- the mutM gene encoding DNA-formamidopyrimidine glycosylase: MPELPEVEAVRQTLKKLVISKKIQDVSVLWPNIVRQPDDKNEFISLLKGQTIIDIHRRGKFLIFELEDVVLVSHLRMEGKYLVMSSSEEKDAYTHILFHFEDGTDLRYRDVRKFGTMEIFPKGLENTLPPLNGLGPEPLGKELTVSYLEHKLRKTSRVIKQVLLDQSVIAGLGNIYVDEVLFQSQIHPTRKASSLTTKEISQLVKAIKDVIQRAIEHGGSTIRTYVNSQGKKGSYQDYLLVYGKKEEPCSRCGHPIEKIKVAQRGTHFCPVCQATQNR; encoded by the coding sequence ATGCCAGAGTTGCCAGAGGTAGAAGCGGTTAGACAAACTCTTAAAAAACTAGTGATAAGCAAAAAAATCCAGGATGTTTCCGTCCTTTGGCCAAACATTGTTCGTCAGCCAGATGATAAAAATGAATTCATTTCTTTGTTGAAAGGTCAAACCATTATCGATATTCATAGAAGAGGTAAATTTCTTATTTTTGAACTAGAAGATGTTGTACTAGTCTCTCATCTTCGAATGGAAGGGAAGTATTTAGTAATGTCATCTTCTGAGGAGAAGGACGCCTACACTCATATTTTATTTCATTTTGAAGATGGGACTGACTTGAGATACCGAGATGTTAGAAAGTTTGGAACAATGGAGATATTTCCAAAAGGACTAGAAAACACTTTGCCTCCATTAAACGGACTTGGACCAGAACCCTTAGGCAAGGAACTAACTGTCAGTTATTTAGAACACAAACTTCGAAAAACCAGCAGGGTTATCAAGCAAGTGCTTCTAGACCAAAGCGTGATTGCAGGATTAGGAAATATCTATGTAGATGAGGTTTTATTCCAATCTCAAATCCATCCTACAAGAAAGGCATCTTCTCTAACTACTAAAGAAATATCACAGTTGGTGAAGGCGATTAAGGATGTTATACAGAGAGCCATTGAGCACGGAGGAAGTACAATAAGAACATATGTAAATAGCCAAGGGAAAAAGGGAAGTTATCAAGATTATTTATTAGTTTATGGTAAAAAAGAGGAGCCTTGTTCCAGGTGTGGGCATCCTATTGAAAAAATAAAAGTAGCTCAAAGAGGCACTCACTTTTGTCCAGTATGTCAAGCTACACAAAATAGATAG
- the ytaF gene encoding sporulation membrane protein YtaF codes for MNELLTLVTIVLAVSLDSFTVGLTYGVRKMTLPWKSLLLIGVMSALTFYTSMSIGSYLSSFLEPHQAEQLGGWILMAIGMFVLLQYFRSSFSLKKEGKNVKPYILKWEIQSLGVVIQILRKPMSADFDRSGSITGFEAVFLGLALSLDAFGAGIGISMFGFSTFLTSFLVAATSSLLLFTGMKCGRGLSYKKGSQKLSFVPGLILVIIGVFKL; via the coding sequence ATGAACGAATTACTAACATTAGTCACGATTGTGTTAGCGGTAAGTTTGGATAGCTTTACTGTTGGGCTTACCTATGGAGTAAGAAAAATGACTTTACCTTGGAAGTCCTTATTATTGATAGGGGTGATGTCAGCCCTAACGTTTTATACTTCTATGTCTATTGGGAGCTATCTTTCAAGCTTTTTAGAACCTCATCAAGCGGAACAACTTGGTGGATGGATATTAATGGCCATCGGAATGTTTGTTTTGCTTCAGTACTTTCGCTCCTCTTTCTCTCTTAAAAAAGAAGGAAAAAATGTGAAACCTTATATATTGAAATGGGAAATCCAATCCTTAGGGGTTGTAATCCAAATACTGAGAAAACCCATGTCTGCGGACTTTGATCGTTCTGGAAGTATTACGGGATTTGAGGCCGTATTTTTAGGTCTAGCTCTATCCTTGGACGCCTTTGGAGCAGGTATTGGGATATCAATGTTTGGCTTTTCAACATTTTTAACATCCTTCTTAGTTGCAGCCACGTCTTCATTGTTACTGTTTACAGGAATGAAGTGTGGGAGAGGTTTATCTTATAAAAAAGGAAGCCAAAAACTTTCTTTTGTACCAGGACTAATACTTGTCATTATAGGAGTATTTAAATTATAG
- the coaE gene encoding dephospho-CoA kinase (Dephospho-CoA kinase (CoaE) performs the final step in coenzyme A biosynthesis.): MTQVIGLTGSIASGKSTVSLMFDDIGIPVIDADKIARIVVRPGEKAYHQIIEHFGEGILREDKTIDRKKLGSIVFKDEEKRKVLNQMVHPAVRERMIKERDLVKEKNEKAVVLDIPLLFESKLEHLVDWTLVVFVNEEVQLKRLMDRDGYTEEEALDRIQSQIPVFKKASQADEVINNNSTKDDAYQQLIQILRKRNLV, translated from the coding sequence ATGACACAGGTCATTGGATTAACTGGAAGTATTGCAAGTGGTAAAAGTACAGTTTCTCTTATGTTTGATGATATTGGAATTCCTGTTATTGATGCTGATAAAATAGCCAGAATTGTCGTTCGACCTGGCGAAAAAGCTTACCATCAAATTATTGAGCATTTTGGAGAGGGAATATTAAGAGAAGATAAGACAATTGATCGTAAAAAGTTGGGATCTATTGTATTTAAGGACGAAGAAAAAAGAAAAGTACTCAACCAAATGGTTCATCCAGCTGTTCGAGAAAGAATGATAAAGGAAAGGGATCTTGTTAAAGAAAAAAATGAGAAGGCTGTTGTATTAGATATCCCTTTATTGTTCGAAAGTAAGCTCGAGCATTTAGTGGACTGGACTTTGGTTGTTTTTGTAAATGAGGAAGTGCAGTTAAAACGATTAATGGATAGGGATGGATATACAGAAGAAGAGGCTTTGGATCGAATTCAATCTCAAATTCCTGTTTTCAAAAAGGCATCCCAAGCTGATGAAGTCATTAATAATAACTCTACAAAAGATGATGCCTATCAACAACTCATTCAGATACTGAGAAAAAGAAATTTAGTTTGA
- a CDS encoding glyceraldehyde-3-phosphate dehydrogenase produces the protein MKTRIAINGFGRIGRMVFRKAIENPELEIVAINASYPSETLAHLVEYDSIHGRFDGTVHPMKDGLLVNGHKVLLLNGRNPEELPWEKFKIDIVIEATGKFTTKESAGAHLDAGAKKVIITAPGKDVDATIVMGVNEGEYDDQDHHIVSNASCTTNCLAPVAKVIDQAFTIKNGFMTTIHSYTSDQKNLDNPHKDLRRARACGQSIVPTTTGAAKAIAEVLPNLKGKLHGMALRVPTPNVSLVDLVVDVEKKVTKEMVNRILAEQSRNDMLGILGYTDKPLVSIDFTTSPQSAIIDGLSTLVLDNHKIKVIAWYDNEWGYSCRVVDLAVHMHRMMTTKKEVHAS, from the coding sequence ATGAAGACAAGAATAGCAATCAATGGATTTGGACGGATTGGAAGAATGGTTTTTCGTAAGGCGATTGAAAATCCAGAATTAGAAATTGTGGCCATAAATGCGAGTTATCCTTCAGAAACTCTAGCACACCTTGTTGAATATGACAGTATCCATGGTCGGTTTGATGGAACTGTCCACCCAATGAAAGATGGGCTCTTAGTTAATGGACATAAAGTACTATTATTAAATGGCAGAAATCCAGAGGAACTTCCTTGGGAAAAATTTAAAATAGATATTGTAATTGAAGCTACAGGTAAATTCACAACGAAAGAGTCAGCAGGTGCGCATTTAGATGCTGGTGCAAAGAAAGTGATCATTACAGCTCCAGGAAAAGATGTAGATGCTACTATAGTGATGGGGGTCAATGAGGGGGAGTATGATGATCAAGATCATCATATTGTTTCAAATGCCTCATGTACTACGAACTGTTTGGCACCTGTAGCTAAGGTCATTGACCAAGCTTTTACGATTAAAAATGGATTTATGACAACGATTCATTCTTATACTAGCGACCAAAAAAATCTAGATAATCCTCATAAAGATCTACGAAGAGCAAGAGCGTGTGGGCAATCTATTGTTCCTACGACTACAGGAGCTGCGAAAGCGATAGCAGAAGTGTTACCCAACCTAAAGGGAAAACTCCACGGTATGGCCTTGAGAGTTCCTACACCTAATGTATCTCTAGTAGACTTGGTGGTAGATGTAGAGAAGAAAGTAACCAAAGAAATGGTCAATCGAATACTAGCTGAACAATCAAGAAATGATATGTTAGGTATATTAGGATATACAGACAAACCGCTTGTGTCTATTGATTTTACAACTTCACCACAATCAGCTATTATAGATGGACTTTCAACTTTAGTCCTTGATAACCATAAAATTAAAGTAATCGCATGGTATGATAATGAGTGGGGATATTCATGTAGGGTAGTGGATTTGGCTGTGCATATGCACAGAATGATGACAACTAAAAAAGAAGTTCACGCTTCATAA
- the speD gene encoding adenosylmethionine decarboxylase, which produces MDTMGRHVIAELWDCNEAKLNDIAFIEQIFVDAALKAGAEIREVAFHKFAPFGVSGVVIISESHLTIHSFPEHGYASIDVYTCGDRIDPNVAAEYIQQALEANTCEKVEVPRGMGPVTLQQRKSL; this is translated from the coding sequence ATGGATACAATGGGTAGACACGTAATTGCAGAACTGTGGGATTGTAATGAAGCAAAATTAAATGATATTGCTTTCATTGAGCAAATTTTTGTCGATGCTGCACTAAAAGCGGGGGCAGAGATTCGTGAAGTTGCTTTCCACAAATTTGCACCTTTTGGTGTAAGTGGAGTTGTGATCATTTCTGAATCACATTTAACGATTCATAGCTTTCCAGAGCACGGTTATGCAAGCATAGATGTGTATACGTGTGGCGATCGAATTGATCCTAATGTTGCTGCAGAGTACATTCAACAGGCATTAGAGGCCAATACCTGTGAAAAGGTAGAAGTGCCACGCGGAATGGGACCAGTTACTTTACAACAAAGAAAATCTTTATAA
- a CDS encoding cytosolic protein, with protein sequence MSIKEFVNKYLSNHAETSDRSLQPELKTKYFKATKDQLFRHLIDQFSKSADYELIGSSEERGEISVYYKKKRKTFMVISVIMIRPYRTAVDFSVTTESAFPIDFGNTHRVIGEHYEWIGKTYPNIDSKEY encoded by the coding sequence ATGAGTATTAAGGAATTTGTAAATAAGTACTTAAGCAATCATGCAGAAACGAGCGATCGATCACTACAACCGGAGTTAAAAACGAAATATTTTAAGGCCACAAAGGATCAACTTTTTCGTCATTTAATAGATCAATTTAGTAAATCGGCTGATTATGAATTAATAGGATCCTCTGAAGAGAGAGGAGAAATTAGTGTTTATTATAAGAAGAAAAGAAAGACCTTTATGGTAATAAGTGTTATTATGATTCGCCCATATCGCACCGCTGTTGATTTTTCAGTTACAACTGAATCGGCGTTCCCTATTGACTTTGGGAACACTCATCGTGTAATTGGTGAACATTATGAGTGGATAGGAAAAACTTATCCGAATATTGATTCAAAAGAATATTGA
- the nrdR gene encoding transcriptional regulator NrdR, with product MRCPNCQSKNTKVMDSRPIEEGKSIRRRRECESCHFRFTTFERVEEIPLIVVKKEGTREEFSREKLIRGLIKACEKRPVALEKIEKIALDVERELRNSGNSEIMSKEIGELVMERLATVDEVAYVRFASVYRQFKDINVFIDELKELIKRED from the coding sequence ATGAGATGTCCGAATTGTCAATCCAAAAACACAAAGGTAATGGATTCACGCCCGATTGAAGAAGGGAAATCCATTAGAAGAAGACGCGAATGTGAATCCTGTCATTTTCGTTTTACGACCTTTGAACGTGTCGAGGAAATTCCTCTTATTGTAGTAAAGAAAGAAGGAACACGTGAAGAGTTTAGTAGAGAAAAACTAATACGGGGTCTTATCAAGGCTTGTGAAAAAAGGCCGGTGGCGTTAGAAAAAATAGAAAAGATTGCCTTAGATGTCGAGAGGGAATTAAGAAATTCTGGCAACTCTGAAATTATGAGTAAGGAAATTGGGGAACTTGTTATGGAACGATTGGCTACTGTAGATGAGGTAGCTTATGTTCGCTTTGCCTCTGTTTATAGACAATTTAAGGATATCAATGTATTTATTGATGAGTTAAAAGAACTAATCAAAAGAGAAGACTAA
- a CDS encoding DnaD domain protein codes for MSKIGQILPIHGYVVHFKGIGSIIDHQALIQLYQPIVGPKAVSLYLTLFYENQKQQYQQIPSTHHQLMTSIGLPLDEIYTARMYLEAIGLLRTFKKTNEQAGYIFHYILYPPFSANQFFKDTMLSLLLSHHIGENMFQKLYDKLYMADDVVEGSEITASFQEVFQDISLKPLVPVESQTKKENDILEKTKEELVDFVILANSLKQRMLPVQKLLTPSLKTLIEQLAALYRLTTHDFELAIHWALDEKQEIDMEELKEICHDLYIKNDHSQEEIKKEDENRQTIEISNDQFGKLNDQEKLIYMMERRSPKEVLEDFSNGSKVPDQDLKMIRDIMHKQGLPSPVMNMLIQYVLYRTDMKLNRSYIEKIAGQWSRLGIKTAREAMEVTIRENKKYQEWSKAYKKQTPPVKQEVVPEWFKKQKEQKSEPKQKQPTVSQDEFEKWQEEMRKFKKDRNQKQG; via the coding sequence ATGAGCAAAATTGGACAAATCCTTCCTATTCATGGGTATGTTGTTCATTTTAAGGGTATAGGTTCCATCATAGACCATCAGGCACTTATACAGCTATACCAACCCATTGTTGGACCAAAGGCAGTATCCTTATATCTAACTTTATTCTATGAAAATCAAAAACAACAATATCAACAAATCCCCTCTACACATCATCAACTTATGACGTCCATTGGGTTGCCATTGGACGAGATATATACAGCACGTATGTATTTAGAGGCAATTGGACTCCTAAGAACCTTTAAAAAAACAAATGAACAAGCAGGATATATTTTTCATTACATTCTTTACCCACCTTTTTCTGCAAATCAGTTCTTTAAGGATACAATGTTATCATTGCTTTTATCACATCATATCGGGGAAAACATGTTTCAAAAGCTCTATGATAAATTGTATATGGCGGACGATGTAGTAGAGGGCAGTGAAATAACGGCATCATTCCAGGAGGTATTCCAGGATATTTCACTCAAACCATTAGTTCCTGTAGAGTCACAAACGAAGAAAGAAAATGACATACTGGAAAAAACAAAAGAAGAGTTAGTTGACTTTGTTATCCTTGCCAATTCCCTAAAACAAAGAATGCTACCAGTTCAAAAGTTGCTGACCCCTTCATTAAAAACTTTAATCGAACAATTAGCCGCCCTTTACCGATTAACAACACATGATTTTGAGCTAGCTATTCATTGGGCTTTGGATGAAAAACAAGAAATTGATATGGAAGAATTAAAAGAAATCTGTCATGACTTATATATTAAAAATGATCATTCACAAGAAGAAATAAAAAAAGAGGACGAAAATAGACAAACCATTGAAATATCCAATGACCAATTTGGAAAATTAAATGACCAAGAAAAATTAATATATATGATGGAGAGAAGATCACCAAAAGAAGTTTTAGAGGATTTTTCGAATGGATCCAAGGTTCCTGATCAGGATCTGAAAATGATAAGAGATATCATGCATAAACAAGGACTCCCTTCTCCTGTCATGAACATGCTTATTCAATATGTCCTTTACCGTACAGATATGAAGTTAAATAGAAGTTATATAGAAAAAATTGCAGGTCAGTGGAGCCGGCTAGGAATTAAGACAGCCAGAGAAGCTATGGAAGTTACAATCCGTGAAAATAAAAAGTATCAGGAATGGTCAAAAGCATATAAAAAGCAGACACCACCCGTGAAACAAGAAGTTGTGCCGGAGTGGTTTAAAAAGCAAAAAGAACAAAAGTCAGAGCCTAAACAGAAACAACCTACTGTATCTCAAGATGAGTTTGAAAAATGGCAGGAAGAAATGCGAAAGTTTAAGAAAGATAGAAATCAAAAGCAAGGGTGA